The genome window CTGCAATCACCGCAAGTATATTCCGATGCTCATAGACATAGTCGAAAGCGGCATTATCGATCTGCCGGAGCTTCCCACTCAGGTTGAGCCTTTCAGCAAAATTATCGATGCCTACAGGGCCTTTGACCTGCGGGAGCCGGGCTGGATCAAAGTGGAGCTGGTGTTTGGCAGATGAATCAAGGGCTCATGATGGCGATTGACTGCCAATAGCATTGAGCTGAAGGGGGAGGACATCTTATCCTCCCCTTTTTCCCCTTACTGTTCCAGAAAAGCCCCCTTGCCGCCGATCGATGGTTCGACAGCGATAGGAGAAGGAAATGCCTCGCCCGGCTTTTGGTTGGATAACGGTCCTGGATTGAGAACGGGAGGGGGAGGAGTCAATATCTTAAAGTTATCCATCTCGCCTTCATACAGTTCCGGAACAGGCCCCATACATCCCCAGCAGGGAACATTTCCCTTTAAGCATCGTGCCCCGCAACCCTCGGCAGTTGTTTTTCCCCTGCACATTACCCCTTGCTCAAGAAAGCAGACTGCCGGATCGAGCTTATAATTTTGAATGGCCCTATGGAAGGAATCAAGATCAGGCGGAAGGTCATGGTTGAATAATACCGAACCTTTTTTTCTTTTGCATTCAGCACAGAGGCTGTGTTTTGCCTTTGATTTTGGTTTTTGACCTTTCAATAGACCCATGACGGTTTCTTTCAGGGTTTTCAGAAGGGGAGGGCATCCGGGAATAGCATGATCCACGGTGACAAACTGATGGAGCGGCCTGCCCTGTGGATGACTGCATTCTATCCGTTCAAGCCGCTCTTCCGGTTGATAATCGCTCCTGTCGGTAGTGCACTCTTCCTGAAACATACTCCGTATTCCCGGCAACGCACCGAAACAGGCGCAGGTTCCGACAGCCACCAGAATTTTGGATTTCTCCCGAAACCTCTTCAATATCTTCTCGTTTTCCTTATTGGCAACTGCTCCCTCAATGATTCCGATATCCACTTCTGAAATGCTTTTCTCATCAATGGCGGTAAAAAAATTAATTTTCAGATCCTCCCCACGGAGGTTGAGAAAATCCTCCCGCAGGTCAAACATTTTTACATGGCAGCCAGAACAGCTTCGGAGCCAGGTGGTGGCGACATTGACCGATGGTTCCGTCTGAGTCATCTGCATTCTTTCTCTCTCCTGTAAGTTACCCGATCCCTCTCCTGCCAGTTACCTGAATCGGAATTTCACGAATCGATACTCCATTAAGCCAGGAATTGCCGGGCCTTCCCCCCCAAAAAGACATTCCAAGGCCCGGCATGTTCTCTGCCTGATTTCACGGTATTTTTCATCGAGGTCTGATCATGAGATGGCTGTTGGAATCTGCAAACAGCGGATTGGAAAATCAGCCAGCACTCGAACCTTACTCATCAGAACTTTTTTCATTTTCGGTTTAACTATTAATGATATATAACCTTTATGTCTTTTTTATTAATTTCTTGTGTTAATTTCCTCCCCGCCCAGAAATCCTGGTTCGATATATCAAACCCTGGCTCGCATCCCTCCCGCTGAAAGATATCCTGCAGCATGTATTTTACCCAAAGGTTTTTTTCGTCTTCAGGGATAAAGGGATTTTCGAGCTCCAGCTCTTCTTCCAGGGCATCGATCAATTCGGCAACCAGAATTTCCCGTGCCTTCGGTCCCACCGCCTTCGAGTTATCGGAATCATGCATAGTCTTGTTTCCTCCTTCGAATAATCTCCAAATCCCATAGCATATTGCATGCCAAGATGTGGGGTTCTATTTTTTCGGTTCAAATGGTCAAAATTATCTACAGGTTAGAAGATTTTCTGAAAATTCCGGCCGTGAGGTGATACGGAAAGGTTTGATGAAAAATCACTATTTTGGTTCTTTATGGTTCCAGCAGGGAAACAGGGAAAATATAGCTTCAAACCCTGCTTCTGCGGCCTATAACCCCTGGTATAACCTTGTTTTCTCCGGGCTCCTGGCTTTCAGGATATAAGATAGCGAACAACGGAGGGCGGTGGGATTGGGAAAAATGCACTGAATTAAAATAGTGCAATATCATCGGCTGGGCAGCTTATTCAACAACACCCAGTACATTCCCAGTTCCGACACGACCTGGGAAAATTCTTCAAATTTGACCGGCTTGGTCACATAGCTATTGACACCCAGATCCTAAGCGTTTTTCAGGTCTTTGTCCTCTTTGGATGCGGTCAGCATGACCACCGGGATTTTTTTCGTATGCTCATCCGTCTTTAACCGGCTATGTCTGTTACTTGCTCCCCAAAATGGGGGGTTAAGCTACCAGAAAGCCAAGTTTGTTTCAGATAAACTGGATGATGAAGAGCAGCAGAAGAAAAGCCTTTCTCCCTGATTGTTATCAAAAGGTACACGAAAGTCATCCATAAAGGTCAGCACCTGCTGTTTGTGCTCCTTTAATCGGTCAAGGAGGTTTTCAGGGGGAGATTGCTTGACCTTGCCTCTTTTCTTTTTTGACACCTGCACCCTGCGTCCGAGATAGTTCCGCCAAATGGCGAAGGCTTACGCCCGGCTCCGTAAGAATTGAAATTTTACCGGTAATGCAGATTATTACCAATTTAATTTAGATTCCATGACGATAAATAAGATAGTGACGGGCCCCTTTTCCGCTGTCCTTGATATTGCTGGGAGTGCATTCGGCTATAAAAGCTATCCGGGATCCGGGTTCAGCAGCAGAGCTTAAAAGTGGGCAGCACTTTCCGGTTAAGACTTTCCTCTAAAAGTGTCTGGCAGAGAAATTAGGATACATTATGGCTGAGAACCTGACAAATGAAAGAGGATTCACCCTTGTAGAGTTATTAATCACTATAGCTATCATCAGCATACTGGCATCCTACGCCATTCCCCTGTATTCTACTTTTAAATTAAAAGCAAAAACATCGGAAGCTAAAATTAACATCGGATCAATTCGAACCTGTGAGGAATCCTACAAAGCGGAGAATATGGAATATAGGGTCTGTAATGCCAGTCCAAGGGCTCTCTCCCAGGTAAATACTACTAAGGTAGACTGGCAGAATAATGGTGGTTTTAATTCCATAGGCTTTAAACCAACTGGCAAGGTCTACTATAGCTATCAAGTTTTGGTGAATGATTTCAATACTAACGTTTACACAATTTATGCAGTAGGAGACCTGGATGGAGACAAACAGTTTGGAATATTTCAGTATACGAATACCGGCTCAGGAATAGTGAATTTAGCAGGAGGTAAGTATTAGTGAGTGTCTGGATATGGAAATTCCACCTTCTCACTGGAAAAGCTTTTTCCTTGTAATCACCAGACTTGCCAGCCCCAATCCAAGTAAAGAAATCGTTGACGTCTCAGGAACAGGCCCGGGAGTTGGTGGTGGGGTCGAGGTAGTATAATTGTCTATTTCATAGCCACCTAATTCAAGAAGACAGCATTCATTTGGATTATAAGTATCACTTCCTGAAGTTGAAGCGGTTGCCCAAAAGTGGCCAAAAGCGCCAAATCCCATCCCTTCGACATTACTATCATCTGATCCAACATACCCAAAGCGCCTCCATTCAGTCCATTGTTCTGGTCCTTCAGTGGTGATGGTTTCTGGATTATCACCTTGTGCCCATTGGCTGATATAGTCTGAAGCTGAATCATGTACATAGAGAAAACCGGTTCCATCATCAGGATCCCTGACAAACTCCATTCCATCCCCTTGAGCACCAGCACCTATTATGCTCCATTCAAATTCCAGGTTCCATCCTGTTCCCGTGGACGAATACGAATACACCCGTCTTTGTTTATCTGCGCCATACCAGATGTCGTTTTGAGGATCATAGGTTAACAGCGCAATAAGGCCGATCGTAGGGTCACTATTGTTGACTGCATTATCGATGTATATGCCTTGAGAGTTAAAGTGTAAAACATCACCTCCGAACTCTAAGCCCGTCCCTATGAACGCTGGATCCCCCCCTCCTGTAATGAATATGCCTCGTGCATCCACATAAATCTCAGCATCGCCGATAGGGTTGACTGCTTCATTATTACCACTCAGGGTAATGGTACGTTGATGAGTCAGTGTTCTGGAAGAGGGATCATCGGTATTCACGGAAATCTTATACTCATCGATCTTATCGATGGCATGACGAACATAGATAAGATCGCCATAGCTGGCGCAGTCCAATCCACCACGAAATACCGGGTTTGGGTTGTTTGGGCTGACTCTTGAGCTGAAAACAGCCAATTGGCCATATCCAGATCCGTAATATTCAGTAGCAGATGCTTTCAGGGAAAACCCGGTTACTAACAATCCTCCGATAAGTAACCCAACGAACATCCTGGAGCCTGAAAAAAACCACAGCCCTTTGTTAACTATAATTCCAGAAAGTTGCCGCCATTGCCTTTGACCTTTGAATATCCTTTTCATTACTGCCCCCTTATCTTAATACATATTGTTTTCATTAACTTATTTAATAGAATCCACTAGTTTTAAATAGAAATCAATTTGTTTGACAAATTAAAACAATATGATTAAAATTATATAGCTCTTTGAAATCAAAAGTATGAGGTTTCGGTAAATAGGTTACTGAGTAAAACTTTTGCCGATAAAGAATATATTTTCCAAGTAAAATATACCGTGTACATAATTGGAAAATGAATCACAGATTCAATCAAAATAGGATATTTAAGTACAAAATTGTGATTGTATCAAGGAGTAAGATCTTTATTTATCCTGAATTGATTGATCATAGGAGCATATGGTCCCTATCGACTAACAGCCTTCAGCCTGGTCTCACCAATCTCTGAGTAGATGCGCTTATGGATTGAATTTACAGCGAATGTGGCTCTTTTTAGAGCAAACCTGCGATGGAGGCTACTTTGATCTTTACTGCATGAGGATGGATAACCGCTTGAAACCTTAATATCATGATCAATAACATCAATAGGCAAAAATTAGATCAAATTAGCAAAAATTTCATGCTGAGATCTAATATGAGCGCTTACTAATACCGAAATATTATATAATATAATACAACAAATTTCAACATCTATTTTCATAAATATTATAAAAATCCATATGAGCGGCAAACATAAAAGATTTATCATTTTTCAGCGGGCGCGGCTTTTTGCGCTCCTTGAAGGGCAGGGATTCTTCAGCATACAGTCATCCTTTATCAACTGCGGCGGCAGGCCATTTGGGATTGGGATGGCACGATACTGCTTTGCCGGGCGTTATACTATGCAAGGTTTGTGCACTATGCCAGCAAAGCGGTCTTGTGCGCTGAGCACTCCAAAGTAGCTGCCTCTACCCTCCATCTGAAGCACGCATTAAAACTGAAGCACGCATTAAAAAGACAAGATATTGTATTTATTTGCGTAGGATAAGTATTTTCGCTCATATTTGGTAAGACAACATATGAGCGAGTATTTTTATGGTGGATTTTCAAGGAGATAGTTGGCAGCGCTACGGGGAGTCGAACCCCGGTTTGATGACTGAGAATCACCCGTCCTAACCACTAGACGATAGCGCCGCATGGCTTTCAATTTCTGATCAAGGTCTGACTTTTCTATTCTATAAGAATTGGCTGCAGGACCAGGATTCGAACCTGGACTGGATGATCCAGAGTCATCTGGCCTACCATTAGCCGATCCTGCAGCATGTATATAAAATAGCATACTTTTTGTTATCTGTAAAGACCTTTGTCAACACGCCAGATGTTCCCCATCTGATATGGAAGCTTTCACTCCTGCAAGCTGGCGCACGGCATCGGCCAGGCGCTTCAATACCCGCTCTTTTCCCAGCAGCGACATGGTCAGGAAAAGTCCTGGGCTGGCGGTTTTCCCGGTAATGGCAGCCCGGACAGGCTGGGCAAGATCGGCAAGTTTCATTCCCTTCTCCCTGATAATATCCTGGAAAAGGCTTTCTATTGCGGCCTCGTCGAACACCCCGATACCCGGCAGCCGCCCGGAAATCTCCTGAAGCAGGGAAAGATTATCCTCTCTGGCCAGAATCTGGCTTCGGGCACCTTCGGTCAGGGTGATTGGATCGACGAAGAAAAAATCGACCAGGTCAGGGAGCTCGGAGAACTTTTTGAACTTGTCCCTGACACTTCCGAGAATTCGGACAACCTCAGCAGACGGCTTCCGCGTAGCCGCCTCATCCACCAGGCCGGCCTTGTGCAGATATGCCAGCGAGAGAGAAATATACCGGGGCTCATCGAGTTGCCGGATGTATTTTCCATTCATCCAGTCCAGCTTGATGGGGTCGAAGATGGCGGCTTTTTTGCTGACTTTTTTCAAGTCGAACTTCTCTATCAGCTCCGGGATTGAAAACAGCGTCTGCTGGCTGTCGTAGGACCATCCGAGCAAAGCCAGATAATTCACCAGGGCTTCGGGCAGATAGCCTGCCTCCCGGTACTGACCGACGGCCAC of bacterium contains these proteins:
- a CDS encoding type II secretion system protein produces the protein MAENLTNERGFTLVELLITIAIISILASYAIPLYSTFKLKAKTSEAKINIGSIRTCEESYKAENMEYRVCNASPRALSQVNTTKVDWQNNGGFNSIGFKPTGKVYYSYQVLVNDFNTNVYTIYAVGDLDGDKQFGIFQYTNTGSGIVNLAGGKY